A window of Balaenoptera ricei isolate mBalRic1 chromosome 12, mBalRic1.hap2, whole genome shotgun sequence genomic DNA:
ACGGTTTTCCACAGCAGAATGGTAGGAATTGACTAGCCACCacattcttcttttccctttgaaACGCACATAACAAGGCCAtaattttcgctgtttgataagCACAGGGAGACCGGGGTAACTGCTGAACATTTATTGAAATCAGGTCATTTTCCACATCTCTCAAAGCACAGATAACCAACCTGAGACTTAAACTAACGTAGCATCGATAACGGTTCCGTCTAAATACACACAGAGGAACGTGGAAGAACGTCTCAGCGGCAGGACGGCTGTAGACGGGGAGAGCTCACACTCCCCAgggcccttccccaccctccacccaccccgTGCCCGCACGCCCAGCCCCGCAGCCGACCATCAGGCCCCGGCACCTGAAACCCCGCTGCGCCCGGAGCCTCCGGTCAGTGCAGGGCGAGGGTCATGTCTGTCCACAGGTTGGGGCTGGAAAGCACTTTCTGCCACTGGAGCTTTGACTGTGAGCACGAGTCTGCGCCGCCCGCTGGCTCTTCCCCTGTGTGCGAGCGAAGGGACAGATTAGTGATGGCGGCCAGGGGACACTCACCGTCCTTTcgcagcttttttaaaaaggaccagCAGCAAAGTATACCGTAACTTTTCACCAGAACTTAAGACCATATTAAAATGTGCCCCGCCAGTAAGGAGAGGAGTTCCTTAGAGGAAAGGGTGTCCTTTGGACAGTgttccttttaaaacaaattgtaattTAACAGCGAGTCTCGTTTCTCTTCAGTGGTCTCGGAGGCCCTGGGAAGGTGTGCAGGTGTTTTGGTTGTGACGGTGTTGGTGGGCCCTGCTGCCCCCCACCGTGAAAAGCCAGCAGCACTCCTGCTGAGTGACACTGAAAAGCACCACCCTCTACTCCCCCTGTTAATGAAATACTTTCTGAATTGCCATTTGTTTGGGTTAAGAAGATATTCTCCTTTAGGAAAATAATCCTTGTATGATTGACGgccagaaacaaaagcaaatactgtacCCAGCCCATTTTGAGACcttgaatttttgtttctttagcaGATCTCAATCTCATTTAAATCGTTGAGATGCCTTGCTGTATTACCGCTCAGTTGTAAAGTAAAAGCTGGACTAAGTAATTTCCATTTATGATGGGTTAGGCAGTCACCTGCCATCATGgaaacactttttcttttaatagtatCCATGTAGGTAGGACAGTCACTAAGGATCACCGATGCAGCTTGGGCCTAATAAATATCTCAGACTTACTGGAACCAAGCCTGGCGCCTCCCAGCAAGCGGTCGTTCACACCGAAGGTGGCCTGGTCCCAAACGGTTAATTCTAGGGTGGACTGCCTCAGCTGAGAAGGGGTGACCCCTTTGAAAACGAAGGAGTGCTTCCACTGGGGACAGGCTTGCTTCTTCAGGACGGGGGACTTCAGTCTCAACCTCTGCTGATCTGGCAGAGTGAGACAGCTGCACAAGGAAATAGATTCAAACCCTGTAAGCTCTGCCCGCCACACGGCCCCCTCTCTCTGTTGGTACTTGCTCTTCGGTGAGACTAAGTGCTCAGAAAAGTGCTAAACCCACTTGCAGAACAAAAATTGCAAGCAAGGAACAAGAATGGGAATTTTGAGATCTGGCTACGTGACCTCTCACTAGGATGTTCCAAATTTCTCTTAGAGCTGAATTCTGTTCCGCGTACTCTATTACGGGAACTTTGGGATTCTAGGCCACGTGGCCCTTGTCTTAATCCGCCTCCTTGGTATGACGACCACCAGGCGACAACGAGGCTCCTTAGACCTGCTACCCGGGGACCAGGACCCTGCACCCACGTTGtctcctttaaccctgttctcAGGAAAATAAACGCAGAAGGGCtaagtcacttgctcaaggcCGTACAGATAAGTGGAGGGAAGGCTTAGGAGATGAACTCAGTTCTGTCTGGATGAGGTAAGCCATCATTTTTCCATTATGTCACTGACTGGGGATTCAGCAATTCTATATACTTATTCATGGTGTTTGCTTTACTTTTGGAGACACCATTACACCTGAAGTGAATAAGAATGAAGCACGAAGTCATCCGTCTCACTGTTAATCCAAGAGGAGATGTTAAGCTAAAGAAATATTTACCAACCACACTGCTTTCCCCTTGCCCCACTCAGTCCCTAGGGCTGATGTACTGATGTCACAAGGACTGATAAGATTGGGGTTTAGTTTAAAATGTGGTATTCCAGAGCCAGCCTCAGCACTCCCAAGTCCCATGAATTCTTGGAAACTCGTCTTTAACACGCATTATGTCGGATTTTCGTAGGAAAGCTAAAATAAGGTTAAAACGGCTGACACTTTTTGGTGTTCCCTTACAGGGACTATGCCATATGTGTAACAGATCATCAATAAATCATATTTGATTAAATGTAATACTTACCCCTTAACAAATGAGTTTAAGGTACCATCTGAGCGCACAGGTAAATTCTTGGCTCCCAGCACTACCAAACAGAGCTGACCGTTATGTGACGGCTGATCTCCCGTCCCTGGAAGGAAAGCTGGCATTTACCGTCAGCACTACTTCTGCGGCACGCGATGGCACCACCCCAAACCGGCAGCCTAACCCGAGGGTGGGTTACAGCCCTCGGATCCCGAGCGCGCACGAGCAGAGCACGCCCACCGCGAGCGCACACGCCGCCCCGCTGCGCGGTCAGCACGGCGGCAGCAGGGAAGGACTTAAAGTCCCGGGAGCCGGAAGCTGCCGAGAGTAACGAGGGAGCAAGGAGAGGCGGAGGCAGGAGCGTGAGCCAGCTGTGGCCAGTGGGCTGGGGAGGAGACCCCTGATAGAGGGGCTGCCGCGGACCACCGGGACCGTGCTGCTGGCCTGCTGGGGGCCCTGTGAGCCCGGCAGCAGAACTCCCTCTTCTGTCAGAGAGGAAGCCACGAATCACGTGGAAGTGCTCCTCCCCCGTCTTCACTCTCCACCCTCGTCTCTTCCACGTGCCCCACGTTGCGAGTGAGTGACGCCTCCTGAAGCTCCTCGAGGACCTTGGTCCTGCCGTGCCGCCGCTGCTCCCGTGGCCCAGGAGCAGGGAGCTGGCCACCCGGAGCCTTGCAGGCGCCTGAACCTGGAGGTGGGGACGAGCTCCCGGCCGTCACGCAGGCGGTCAGTCTGCGAGGGGGGCCCAGCGGGACTGTTTCCCCAGGCAGGCCAGGCGAGCCGGCCCCCTGGGAGGAAAGCCTCGGGGCAGGTGTCCTGGGAGCCCGTGAAGCAGGCACCACGGGCCTGGCTTTGGTCGCTCGTTTCCCTTCTGAGCCGAGGCTTCCAGAAAACCCGCCTCCCAGGCTGGGCTTCGCGGGTTGGGTGGGAGTTACTGGGCCACGTGGGATCGGGGGTGGCGGGAGGAAACGCTGGGAAACTGCCCAGGCTCTGGGGACAGTGACAGACAAACGTTTGCGGGGCTGGCGGCCACCCACCTTCTTGAGCCTCCTGGAGCTTTCTGGGCCCTGCAGGGAGGACCAGTTTGGCCCGGACTACAAGCTCTCCGTTTTTCGTGGGAACGCTGTCTTCGTCTTTCTCTGCCTGTGGGAAGAGCGGGATTCCCCAGACCCAGAATCTCCTGGGCTTCTCTCACTGCCTCAGCTCTGTCCATAAGTGTCCCCTTCCAACCTCCCCCTGCCAAGCCTCTGCGGGCCTGGGGGAGCCCCAGGTGGTGTGGGCACACCtgtggcagggctgggcttcctTCCGTTTGGGGACGTTTCACTCCTACCCTCaccaaccccagctctgccaccccgGCAGACGCAGCCCACCAGAGGCAGTTGAGCCGAGGACGCAGAGGGGCTGCAAGGCCCTGGCACGTCCCCACGGGATGGCCTTAAGAAAGCCCGGACACACCCGAAgctgaaaaagtaaaacaaaacaagcccACATCGATTCCACCCAGGTTAGTAAAGGTTCGAGCTACCCGTCCGTGCCAGGGGCTGCGGCAGGCCCGGGAAACCGCGGGGTCCGGGGCTCCTCCGTCTGCTGCGtcggccccgcccaccccagaACCCACACTGAGGACCCAGGCGGCTTCTCTGGTCGCGAGTGATTTCTGCCAGAAAGTGAGCGAAGGAGGGGCTTGGAGAGGGCGACGGTGACCCCATCAACATTTCACCCAGCGGGGTGAGGGTGGGACGCTGGGAAGCGTCTAGATTCGTCCGGTGCCACCGGCAGGGAGGAGCAGCCTCCACCCTCAGCATCCCCACGGTCCCCTCCTGTCAGGGCCGAGGGCGCAGGCCCGTGAGTGGACCCCTGCCCCGATCCAGCGTGGGCTGTCACTACCTAGTAGCTGGGATTAGGAGGGACACCTTTCAGTCTGGTGATTTCTGTTCCTCGCCTGCTTATCAAAACTTGACCAGCCTTGGTGGCAGCCTGCCTTGACCTGAGTAAGGGATCCTGGGGGGAGAAGGCGGGAAGGGCCCCTCGAGCGCAGGGGAGACCACATCTGGCAGGGAAAATCAGGAAagccttcatggaggaggtgggatTTAAGGACCGTCTTGGGCAGACCTTAGACTGCAGAAAGCATTCCAAGCGGATATTCCCAAGTGGAGTTCTGAAGACGGGCTCAGGTTCTGAGAAGAGGAAGCGCAGGGCACCGGAGGGTGAGTGTGCGGGCTCGCAGACcccacagagaaaagagacaggagGCCCCGGGCTTAACCCTGTAGAAACCAGAGATGCTTCTCAGGAGGGCCAGCGTGAATCAGAGCCTCCCTGGCTTGGGAGAGGAAAACAGGGGTAAAATGGCACCGGGGACCCTCGTAAAGACTCAGCCTCCCTGCCAGGCTTTCACTGGTGGGACTGCACATCCTGCTGCCATTTCTTAGGAGGTGGCAGAGCCCACGTTTTCTGCCCCTTCACGATCTCACATCTTGGATCTTGGCACAGAAGTGCACAAAGCAGCCGCCCCAAGAAACGCTATCCTTTCTCCTCAGCCTCTCTCTCACCTGCGTGGCCACCAGCCAGCTCTGCTCTCCCAGCCTATCCGACACGGAACCCCTGGCCCTGCCTTCCTGGGGGCACTGGGTCCAGTCATTCTCACCTGTTACTGTTTGGGGAACACTGCTTGGTTGGAAGTGAAGATAACAATACACGAGAGCCTGCAGTCTGAGGCGGGTCCCACCAGCAGGGCAGCCTGCTGGCCCCAGGTGTAGGCTTTGGCCCAAGAAGGTCAAGACCTCCTCCGCTGGCAATAAGTGACCCTGAATTCTGGGAAGTGTGTGGACCCACCAGGCCGGATCCACACTGATGTTTGGGCCACACTGAGGGTGGGACTATTCGGGACCTTGAACAAACCTGAGCAGGTAAGAGTCCCTCAGCCCAACCCCCGCCGGCCCCACACCCCCGGGGCCCCGGCCGTGAGCCTCTGCTCCCCGGAAGCTCCTACTGTAGAGTCACAGGCTGGCAGGTGTGCACTGGGTCCTGGGTCCCAGGCTCCCCAGGTGGGTTTTCTCTCCTTGGATCCACTTTGAAAAGTGGGTTTGGTTCTCGCGTGGGATGGTGGTAGGGGCTGCCCAGTCCCAAAGCGGACATGACCTTGGCCTGGAGCGGATACCAGCGGGCAGACTGGGTCGTGCGGTCCTCGAAGTCCCACGTGGCCAGAGGGATGACCACTTCTCCGAGAAACACTCTCCGGGCGAGCGTGCCCAGGTGCCACACAGACACCCGCAGCTGCCGGGTGGCCAGCTCGGTAGGCTCCACCTGGTACTGCGGAGGGGGAACAGACAGTCAACCTGGGCACCTGAGCCCGCAGCTCCCAGGCCCGCAGCTCCCAGACTGACCACAGCACCCGGGCCACAGCACCCAGGACCACGGCTCTGGGCCACAGCACCCAGGCCACAGCTCCCAGACTGATAGCACTCAGGCCACAGCACCCAGGACCACGGCCCCGGGCCACAGCACCCAGGCCACAGCTCCCAGACTGATAGCACTCAGGCCACAGCACCCAGGACCACGGCCCCGGGCCACAGCTCCCAGACTGACAGCACTCAGGCCACAGCACCCAGGACCACGGCCCCAGGCCACAGCAAGCAGGCCACAGCTCCCAGACTGACAGCACTCAGGCCACGGCACCCAGGACCACGGCCCCAGGCCACAGCAAGCAGGCCACAGCTCCCAGACTGACAGCACTCAGGCCACGGCACCCAGGACCACGGCCCCAGGCCACAGCAAGCAGGCCACAGCTCCCAGGCGCACAGCTCCCAGATGATTTTTAGTCTGTTCCCCTCAATTCCATGGCCCATTTCCAACTCTGCCCCTTGTTCCATACTCTATCTTTAAACTCTAAATTCATCTAGTTATTTCCTTCATGGCTACATGCCCCATCAGTCCAGTCCAGGCCAACAGGGCACCGTGCTGTGTCTGCTCCCTCTCAGAACgagctcctcccctccctggcaGACGCAGGCCTGCTTCTCTTCGGGTCCTGACTCCTTCCTTCGGTTGACTGAGTCTGCGTTTTAAAATTAGACCTAGaggcttccctgggggtgcagtggttaagaaccctcctgccaatgcaggggacacgggtttgagccctggtccaggaagatcccacatgccacagagcaactaagcccgtgtgccacaactactgagcccgtgtgccacaactactgagcctgcgcacctagagcccgtgctccacaacaagagaagccaccaccatgagaagcccatgcactgcaatgaagagtaagccccgctcgctgcaactagagaaagcccccacacagcaacaaagacccaatacagccaaaaataataaacaaaattaattttaaaaaatttaaaaataacataacataaaaaattaaaaatttaaaaataacataacataaaataatataacataaaggaaaataagacCTATTTTCCATTGCCTGTTAGGTCCACAAGGCCGTGCCAGCAGACCCTGGATTGCGAGCTTCCACGGGGTACCAAGTGTAACCGATGCCAGAGAACAAGGATAAGGCAACAGCCAACGACACCCAGATCTGGTGTCTTGTTTCATCCCTCCCAGGCCCCCCACTGAGTGGCCTTCAAGGGGAGTGCCAGCACCCCTTGGAGTGCAGAAAGCCTCCCCAAGGAGTGTTCTACTTAGAAAACTTGGAGGATCAGTTTCTAGATCCTCAACTTTCACATGCACTTTTCTCAAAACTGCTGAAGATAGTTCTCACACCTGGAATCTTAC
This region includes:
- the SYTL3 gene encoding synaptotagmin-like protein 3 isoform X4; its protein translation is MKKLSKSQNDMTSDKQRPAVGPRQCEGRSERRSQSDTAVNVTTRKVSAPDILKPLNQESPKCPPSPVFISSSPAPNTLFSGGLRHGSLISINSTCTEMGDLDNANVTGEIEFAIRYCFRTHSLEICIKACKNLAYGEEKKKKCNPYVKTYLLPDRSSQGKRKTGVQKNTVEPTFQETLKYQVEPTELATRQLRVSVWHLGTLARRVFLGEVVIPLATWDFEDRTTQSARWYPLQAKAEKDEDSVPTKNGELVVRAKLVLPAGPRKLQEAQEGTGDQPSHNGQLCLVVLGAKNLPVRSDGTLNSFVKGCLTLPDQQRLRLKSPVLKKQACPQWKHSFVFKGVTPSQLRQSTLELTVWDQATFGVNDRLLGGARLGSREEPAGGADSCSQSKLQWQKVLSSPNLWTDMTLALH